In the Gymnodinialimonas sp. 202GB13-11 genome, one interval contains:
- a CDS encoding alpha-hydroxy acid oxidase, which yields MAPAIHSSADARRIAKRRLPWMVFDYIDGAAGAETGADRNRSAFDALTLRPRILRDVSQRDLSSTVFGRKTKAPFGISPMGMCNLSGPGADLMLARLAAREEVPLGVSTVSSTPLEDIIEEAQGHAWFQLYFSGDGTETFKLVERAKAAGYETLVLTVDVPEVGRRPRELRHGFTMPFRIGPWQFLDFALHPRWSITSLLAGKPDMANFRMDGFSFDRKASRAKADWDTLKQLREAWKGNLVVKGVLDPEDAGRLKSEGVDAIQVSSHGARQLESAPAPISVLPAIREAVGPDYPLFFDTGLRSGEDVVKAYMQGADFAFFGRVLQFAIAAGGEEGLEQLWSVLTSETSITLAQIGATEMPRAG from the coding sequence ATGGCCCCGGCGATCCATTCCAGCGCGGACGCGCGGCGCATCGCGAAGCGACGTCTGCCCTGGATGGTATTCGACTATATCGACGGGGCCGCAGGGGCAGAAACGGGCGCAGACCGAAACCGCTCCGCCTTCGATGCGCTGACCTTGCGCCCCCGGATCCTGCGCGATGTGAGCCAGCGGGATTTGTCTTCCACGGTTTTTGGACGGAAAACAAAAGCCCCTTTCGGCATCTCGCCGATGGGCATGTGCAACCTTTCCGGCCCCGGCGCCGACCTGATGCTGGCGCGCCTGGCCGCACGGGAGGAGGTGCCTTTGGGCGTGTCCACCGTATCATCCACGCCACTAGAAGATATTATAGAAGAAGCTCAGGGCCATGCATGGTTCCAGCTCTATTTCTCAGGCGATGGGACGGAGACCTTCAAGCTCGTGGAGCGGGCCAAAGCCGCGGGTTATGAGACTCTTGTTCTGACCGTCGATGTCCCTGAGGTTGGCCGCCGCCCCCGCGAACTCCGCCACGGCTTCACCATGCCCTTCCGCATAGGTCCGTGGCAGTTCCTCGACTTCGCCTTGCACCCGCGCTGGTCCATAACTTCGCTTCTTGCAGGCAAACCTGACATGGCAAATTTTCGGATGGATGGCTTTTCCTTTGACCGGAAGGCGAGCCGAGCAAAGGCGGATTGGGACACGCTTAAGCAATTGCGGGAGGCCTGGAAGGGCAATCTGGTGGTGAAAGGCGTGCTCGATCCGGAAGATGCCGGACGCCTCAAGTCAGAGGGCGTCGATGCCATTCAGGTATCCAGCCACGGCGCTCGACAATTGGAAAGTGCCCCTGCCCCGATCTCTGTCCTGCCAGCGATCCGCGAGGCCGTTGGCCCCGACTACCCGTTGTTCTTCGATACCGGTTTGCGCAGCGGCGAGGATGTGGTCAAAGCCTACATGCAGGGCGCAGACTTCGCCTTTTTCGGGCGCGTCTTGCAGTTCGCAATCGCTGCTGGTGGGGAAGAGGGTTTGGAGCAGCTTTGGTCCGTTCTAACATCAGAGACCAGCATCACACTGGCCCAGATCGGGGCGACCGAGATGCCGCGCGCGGGCTAG
- a CDS encoding LacI family DNA-binding transcriptional regulator: protein MSDQPTQKKRPTVKDVAREAGLSIATVSRALSRPETVKKDTRAHVYEVVKRIGYRANKAASDLRRGHSKTLLVLVSDITNAFFAEFFKGIEEEARSRGYVLLIGDTSEDAESERVFSDMLLMNQAGGLILNTYGFPSDLYPPDGGNVYSGPPIVSCSGRREFDLPTVQIDDVSGGRQVGEHLINLGHRNMIQLCGPLQIYGFERRFFGFCQALKAAGIPLQNDRNFVGEMSTDFGIRVAAQIAEMEDRPTAIFVHNDETAIGLLHGLSKAGIRVPEDISVVGYDDMPYSAVFNPGLTTVHLPRRKWGQMACAKLIELLEGEDPDADKRRVITPELIARASSRALI, encoded by the coding sequence ATGAGCGACCAACCCACCCAGAAAAAGCGCCCAACGGTCAAGGACGTCGCCCGGGAAGCGGGACTTTCCATTGCCACTGTCTCGCGTGCGCTGTCACGTCCCGAGACGGTCAAGAAGGACACGCGCGCGCATGTCTATGAGGTCGTCAAACGGATCGGTTACCGCGCCAACAAGGCCGCCTCCGATCTGCGGCGCGGGCACTCCAAGACGCTTTTGGTGCTGGTCTCCGATATCACGAACGCCTTCTTCGCCGAGTTCTTCAAGGGCATCGAAGAGGAGGCCCGGTCCCGCGGATACGTGCTGCTCATCGGGGACACCTCCGAAGATGCTGAGAGTGAACGCGTCTTCTCGGACATGCTGTTGATGAATCAGGCGGGCGGTCTGATCCTGAACACCTACGGCTTTCCAAGTGACCTTTATCCTCCGGACGGTGGGAACGTCTATTCCGGTCCGCCCATCGTGTCCTGTTCGGGCCGACGTGAGTTTGATTTGCCCACAGTGCAAATCGACGATGTCTCCGGCGGGCGCCAAGTGGGCGAGCACCTGATCAACCTCGGCCATCGCAACATGATCCAGCTTTGTGGCCCGTTGCAGATCTACGGCTTTGAACGGCGGTTTTTTGGGTTCTGCCAAGCACTGAAGGCGGCGGGCATCCCGTTGCAAAACGACCGCAACTTTGTGGGGGAGATGTCTACGGATTTCGGCATCAGAGTTGCGGCCCAAATCGCTGAAATGGAAGACCGTCCGACGGCGATTTTCGTTCACAACGACGAAACGGCAATTGGGCTTCTACACGGCCTGTCAAAGGCAGGCATCCGCGTGCCGGAGGATATCTCGGTCGTGGGCTATGACGACATGCCCTATTCCGCTGTCTTCAATCCGGGCCTGACCACCGTGCACTTGCCGCGTCGCAAATGGGGCCAGATGGCCTGTGCCAAGCTCATCGAATTGCTCGAAGGCGAAGACCCGGACGCCGACAAACGCCGAGTCATCACGCCTGAACTGATCGCCCGCGCCAGCAGCCGAGCCTTGATCTGA
- a CDS encoding ABC transporter ATP-binding protein, giving the protein MANLELINLRKAYGDVEVLHDINLSIADGEFIVFVGPSGCGKSTLLRMIAGLEEITGGDLMIGDTRANDLSPKKRNIAMVFQSYALYPQMTVAENMAFSLTLEKRPKAEIAEKVNAAAEALKLEALLDRKPGQLSGGQRQRVAIGRSIVRNPQVFLLDEPLSNLDAALRSETRVEISELHQRMATTMIYVTHDQVEAMTMADRIVVLNGGYIEQVGSPMDLYNNPASEFVAGFIGSPKMNFIKGPIAQAAGATTLGVRPEHFELGEGEGALQGTVTLVERLGHDTILYVRVPDIGVLTISLSGQHTQQVGERVSLRPNPQFMHKFDAEGRPISG; this is encoded by the coding sequence ATGGCCAATCTTGAACTGATTAACCTGCGCAAAGCTTACGGCGATGTGGAGGTTCTGCATGACATCAACCTGTCCATCGCGGATGGCGAATTCATCGTCTTTGTCGGCCCCTCAGGCTGCGGTAAGTCCACGCTCTTACGGATGATCGCAGGGCTGGAAGAGATCACCGGCGGTGACCTGATGATCGGCGACACGCGCGCCAATGATCTGTCACCTAAGAAGCGTAACATCGCGATGGTGTTCCAATCCTACGCGCTTTACCCGCAGATGACAGTGGCCGAGAACATGGCGTTCTCGCTGACGCTGGAAAAACGACCCAAGGCCGAAATCGCGGAAAAGGTGAACGCCGCCGCCGAAGCGCTGAAGCTAGAGGCATTGCTGGACCGCAAGCCCGGGCAGCTTTCAGGCGGTCAACGCCAGCGCGTCGCCATCGGCCGCTCCATCGTCCGCAACCCGCAGGTCTTCCTGCTGGATGAGCCGCTTTCAAACCTCGACGCCGCCCTGCGATCCGAGACGCGGGTGGAGATCAGCGAATTGCACCAGCGCATGGCCACCACGATGATCTACGTCACCCACGATCAGGTGGAGGCGATGACCATGGCCGACCGCATCGTCGTGCTGAATGGCGGCTATATCGAACAAGTTGGCAGCCCAATGGACCTCTACAACAACCCAGCCTCGGAATTCGTCGCGGGCTTCATCGGCTCGCCCAAAATGAACTTTATCAAGGGCCCGATTGCGCAGGCTGCGGGCGCCACAACCCTTGGCGTGCGGCCTGAACACTTCGAATTGGGCGAAGGCGAAGGCGCGTTGCAGGGCACCGTGACGCTTGTAGAGCGCTTGGGCCACGACACGATCCTATATGTCCGCGTCCCCGATATCGGCGTTTTGACCATCAGCCTCAGCGGCCAGCACACGCAGCAAGTGGGCGAGCGTGTTTCCCTTCGCCCGAACCCGCAATTTATGCATAAGTTTGACGCTGAAGGACGCCCGATTTCAGGATAA
- a CDS encoding ThuA domain-containing protein, whose protein sequence is MIRAVVWGENVHERENPIVAGVYPKGLHGCIADALNAADGISATTATLQEPEHGLPQSRLDETDVLLWWGHAAHGDVSDEVVERVVEAVWGGMGLILLHSSHFAKVFKRLMGTPCNLTWREAGERERLWVSARQHPIARGLPDHFELEHEEMYGEPFAVPEPLETVFISWFQGGEVFRSGLTYRRGAGKVFYFRPGHETYPTYFDPNIRRVLVNATRWAHNPEARQSSDWDAPNIDVSDALEPLEHRGAKLHKEGDAGFQ, encoded by the coding sequence ATGATCCGAGCCGTCGTCTGGGGCGAGAACGTCCATGAACGTGAAAACCCCATCGTAGCCGGGGTCTACCCCAAGGGTCTGCATGGTTGCATCGCCGACGCATTAAACGCGGCGGACGGGATAAGCGCGACAACCGCCACCCTTCAAGAGCCTGAACATGGGCTACCACAATCGCGACTGGACGAGACAGATGTGTTGCTTTGGTGGGGCCACGCCGCCCACGGGGATGTCAGTGATGAAGTGGTGGAGCGCGTGGTTGAAGCCGTCTGGGGCGGTATGGGTCTGATCCTTTTGCATTCTTCTCATTTCGCAAAGGTTTTCAAACGGCTGATGGGCACGCCCTGCAACCTCACTTGGCGCGAAGCGGGGGAACGTGAACGCCTATGGGTTTCTGCCCGTCAGCACCCCATTGCGCGTGGCCTGCCAGATCATTTTGAGCTGGAACATGAAGAGATGTACGGAGAGCCCTTCGCCGTGCCGGAGCCGCTGGAAACTGTCTTCATCAGCTGGTTTCAGGGCGGCGAAGTCTTCCGATCCGGTTTGACCTACCGTCGTGGCGCGGGCAAAGTCTTCTATTTCCGCCCCGGACACGAGACATATCCTACCTATTTCGACCCCAACATTCGCCGCGTTTTGGTCAACGCCACCCGATGGGCGCACAATCCCGAAGCCCGTCAGTCGTCTGATTGGGACGCACCCAACATTGACGTTAGTGATGCGTTGGAACCCCTCGAACATCGCGGTGCGAAGCTTCACAAAGAGGGTGACGCTGGATTCCAATAG